The sequence GGCTGGTGAATACCCACATGATCTTATAGTCGTTTTCTTGAGGAATACTCCCGCTTTTCAATCCAATCCAGAAAGCATCGCCCTGGCCCATAAATGGCTTTGAAAATCAATTAACGCATCCAGAAACGCGATTTGGGCCTTCTCTTTGTCGCCGTTTTCATTATATCCCAGCAATTTCAAGTAATTCTTTCGGCGTTTTCGGTCGCTGGGAGTAATAATCGGAGAAAAAGCGGGTATACTCATTACCCCGTATCGACGGGCGAAACTTATATTCTCTTTGAAACAAATAGTATGATAACTCGTTCAAATTATTTTACTTAATAAGATATGATTTAAAAAGAGAACGCCTATCTTCAGCATTCATGCTCCGTGAAAGAAGATTATCATAAATGAAAATACAGGAACAGAGTAAACGATGCTCGCCGCCTGTATTTCTCATCAATAAAGAGAGAACGATTTCAGAAAAATGAGGTTAGCGATTCCGAAAATTTATTTATTTAGGCGGCGTAAGAATAGGAAGGCGGGAATATGCAGGTTTATTCTCATAAGTATTTGATTTATGGGAGGATAAATAGATGTTAATAAGTATATGTTTTTTAGGCGATTTCCTATCTGATTGATTATTCAAACCTTATCAAGTAAAAATGAGGCGTAAAGCTGGAAATAAGTAAGTAACTTTATCGTTAAGAATGGGTTAGGCTGTAGATACTATAAGCATTGGCAAAAGTAAAGAAAAAAAATAAAAAAAAATTTTACGGTTATCTAACGTTCTTTCTCTTGTCGAGTTAACTTCGCCCGAATTGGGGGCGGGATAGCGGCGAAAATCAAGAATGGTATTGCGCCAAAAGGCAGAAAATGGTAAAACTATTCACAGGAAATGGGAATCATAAGATAATAAAAATCAACGTGTTGTTGATAAGCTGTGGATATCCCTGTGGATGAATTGTTAGTATCCAATTTGCCCTTGGGAAAGGCGGAAAATAATCGTTTGTTAGCGTTGAATTTAGATGTCTTTGGGAAGAGCCGGGGATCGTTTTTATCTTGGATTGGAGCCTGTGGAATAGGACAAGCGCGGCGGGTATTTGTTAATGGGATTCGGATGGATACGTATTCGCAATGTGAAATTTGAGGTTTGTATGCCCATACCTGCTGACAACGGGTTGGGAAGGAGGATGAATATTTGACATGGTTGTAATGTCATCTGCAATGAAAATGACGAACTCGAATGACGAGCTCGCGTTGTGGCGCAAAGCCCAAAACGCCCTGCGCGGGGTAATCGCGGAAGACGAAATTGAGGATTGGTTTGAAGATGCGCGAGTGTTGGATTGTTTTGACGGCAATGTCATCCTGGGAATCCCCAGCGGATACCGAAGGGAATACATCGAGAAAAATTATATCTCTATGCTCAGCGATATTTTTTCGTCGCTATTGAACTGCCGCGCCGGCGTGGAAATCCGGATTACGGATTCTATCTCGCGGTATGAAGTAGAGGACGAATTGTCCGAGAAAATAGTTGTCGTTGAGGATAAGACGCTTCAATTCGAGCCTCTCAATGGAAATTACACATTCGATAACTACGTTGTGGGCGCCTGCAATAAGATGGCCGACGCGGCGGCGCAGGCGGTGGCGAAAGCTCCCGCCCAATCCTACAATCCGCTTTTCGTTTATGGAGGAGTTGGTTTAGGAAAAACGCATTTGATGCAGGCGATCGGAAACGAAGCGTTGCGGCAATATCCCCAAAAGCGGGTGGCGTACCTTTCGGCGGAGCAATTCGTCAATGTCTTCATCGACGCCATCAAGAAAAACGATCGTCTCTCTTTTCAATCGACGTTCCGCAATATGGATATCTTGCTAATCGACGATATTCAATTTTTAGCGGGAAAAGAGTCCACCCAGGAAGAATTTTTCCACACTTTCAACGCGTTGCACAACCGCCGCAAACAAATCGTGATCTCCAGCGATCGTCCGCCCAAGGATATCCCCACCATCGAAGAGCGCCTGCGTTCACGGTTCGAATGGGGCTTGATCGTAGATATCGCCCCGCCCGATTTCGAATTGCGCATGGCCATTCTGCGCAAGAAATGCGAAACGGTGGATATGAACATCCCCGACGATGTGCTGGAGTTCGTCGCCAGTAAAATCCGTTTTTCCATCCGGGAACTGGAAGGCGCGTTATCG comes from Candidatus Omnitrophota bacterium and encodes:
- the dnaA gene encoding chromosomal replication initiator protein DnaA, with the protein product MTNSNDELALWRKAQNALRGVIAEDEIEDWFEDARVLDCFDGNVILGIPSGYRREYIEKNYISMLSDIFSSLLNCRAGVEIRITDSISRYEVEDELSEKIVVVEDKTLQFEPLNGNYTFDNYVVGACNKMADAAAQAVAKAPAQSYNPLFVYGGVGLGKTHLMQAIGNEALRQYPQKRVAYLSAEQFVNVFIDAIKKNDRLSFQSTFRNMDILLIDDIQFLAGKESTQEEFFHTFNALHNRRKQIVISSDRPPKDIPTIEERLRSRFEWGLIVDIAPPDFELRMAILRKKCETVDMNIPDDVLEFVASKIRFSIRELEGALSKITAFAQFNNENLDVETAGRVLGGIFDRPAKEITIEKIQRKVADYFNIKPSDIIGKNRSRSIARPRQIAMFLSRKLTQHSFPEIGTFFGNKDHTTVLFACNKIEKEMDRDPKVRCAVEQIKDTISLIK